One segment of Bombus pascuorum chromosome 6, iyBomPasc1.1, whole genome shotgun sequence DNA contains the following:
- the LOC132907891 gene encoding endocuticle structural glycoprotein ABD-4-like — protein MRERSWHLARFRQRYINASIRLALYNQKTTPINMNALSCAVLVIVAASAYAAPLDNNTPVSILAYTADGPNPDGSYAFNYETGNGIKVEEHGQLKQLNDTNSAIVVQGSYSYSDADGVPVALSYVADENGFQPQGGHLPTPHPIPAGILKALEYIAAHPEQDNAR, from the exons ATGAGAGAGAGGTCCTGGCACCTTGCAAGGTTTCGGCAGCGCTATATAAACGCGTCCATTAGACTAGCTCTTTACAACCAGAAAACAACTCCGATCAACATGAACGCTTTG TCTTGCGCTGTTCTCGTCATCGTCGCGGCTTCCGCGTACGCCGCGCCGCTGGACAACAACACGCCGGTTTCGATCCTGGCGTACACCGCCGATGGACCCAACCCAGACGGCTCTTACGCCTTCAACTACGAGACTGGAAATGGCATCAAGGTAGAGGAACACGGTCAACTGAAGCAACTCAACGACACGAATTCGGCGATCGTCGTTCAAGGATCCTACAGTTATTCGGATGCTGACGGGGTTCCTGTTGCCTTGAGCTACGTCGCCGACGAGAATGGCTTCCAGCCACAGGGTGGACACCTTCCTACCCCTCATCCGATCCCAGCTGGAATTCTGAAAGCCCTGGAATACATCGCCGCACACCCCGAACAAGACAATGCACGCTGA
- the LOC132907730 gene encoding endocuticle structural glycoprotein SgAbd-8-like gives MNQLTIVLCAFVSVAAAVPLGVYSSTTPIPILRQSADGPNPDGSYSYSYETANGIQAQEIGYLNYPGTQAETREAQGSYSYTAPNGEIIQVSYVANENGFQPQGSHIPTIPPAILKALEYIAVHREEHIGAQ, from the exons ATGAACCAGTTG ACGATCGTGTTATGCGCCTTCGTTTCCGTGGCAGCCGCCGTTCCTCTGGGTGTGTACTCTTCTACCACGCCGATTCCCATTCTGAGGCAAAGCGCGGACGGTCCGAATCCAGACGGAAGCTACAGCTACAGTTACGAGACGGCGAATGGTATCCAGGCACAAGAGATCGGCTACCTCAACTACCCAGGCACCCAGGCTGAGACTCGCGAAGCTCAGGGCAGTTACAGCTACACCGCGCCAAACGGTGAAATTATCCAAGTGTCCTACGTGGCTAACGAGAACGGATTCCAACCCCAGGGTAGTCATATCCCGACCATTCCACCCGCCATTCTCAAAGCACTCGAATACATTGCCGTCCATCGGGAGGAGCACATCGGTGCTCAATGA
- the LOC132907734 gene encoding endocuticle structural glycoprotein SgAbd-4-like: protein MRSLVFLTLIAVAHCQEYFRQPEKIVSENRNLGDNRGHYSFTYETEGGIVQTETGSRKYAGTPSETQLIQGSVQYNAPDGTPIAISWTADEFGTQVAGTHVPTPPPIPPAIQRALDWIAKQPSTPEPEELAKDSPSQQNAVPAANTNRLYKPLRTNQRN from the exons ATGCGTTCTTTG GTCTTCCTTACGCTTATCGCGGTGGCTCACTGCCAGGAATATTTCCGGCAACCGGAAAAGATCGTCAGCGAAAACCGGAACCTTGGTGACAATCGTGGCCACTATTCGTTCACTTACGAGACCGAAGGCGGTATTGTGCAAACAGAGACCGGAAGCCGAAAGTACGCCGGCACGCCGTCTGAAACTCAGCTGATTCAAGGATCCGTACAGTATAATGCTCCAGATGGTACTCCGATAGCAATTAGCTGGACCGCCGACGAATTTGGTACGCAAGTAGCAGGTACTCACGTGCCAACACCGCCACCAATACCGCCAGCCATACAGAGAGCTCTTGATTGGATCGCGAAACAACCCTCGACTCCGGAACCCGAGGAACTCGCCAAAGACTCGCCGAGTCAACAAAACGCCGTTCCAGCAGCCAACACTAATCGACTATATAAACCGTTAAGGACGAATCAGCGAAACTGA